AAGGGATTTGCAATTTATCAGTAATTTCAACCAATCGCTCAGCGATACGCATTGCCATTTCTTCGCCTTCAATGGCACATGGACCAGCTAGTAAAAAGAAGTTACCGCTCTCAGTATGTTTAATTTGAGGTATATTATGTATGTTCATATTTTGTTTTTTTTGAAAGTGCAAAGGTAACTTGAATTTGCGATTTCCGAATTAGATTTTGCAATTATTTTTATAAGTATCGAGCTTATAATTCGGAGCTATTCCGGTTATTCGTTACAACCTTTTTTGCAATACGCTTTTTTTCTAAGAATGTATAGGAGCTTCCGTTGGTCGCTCTATTCATTCAAGAAAAAAATAGCGTCTATAAAAAAAGGATTTTCACTGCTACCCGGGCTAGGACTGTTGGGTATATAATTATAATTTTTTCAAACTAAGACCAACAGGAACCATTAATTGACCTCTTTCATAAATGTTTAAATATAATATAACAGGTGCTTTTTGTCCTTCCCATTTTAATTCATATACATCCAGAAAACCTGCTCCCATTTCGCTATTTTTAGTTGGAAAAGGACAACAGTTTTCTAATTTAGTATACGTAATTTTTTCGCCTTTTGGCCCTGCCAAAGCATTCAAGAAATATTTTTGATTAATCGTATCATTTTTAGTGCCTCTATAAAATATATTTATTGGGTAATCTTTATTATAGCCATATTTTTTGTCTTTACTGTAGGCTGTAATTATAAAAGCATTGTTTTTTACAACAGGTACTGGAGCGTTATTGTCTACATTTTTTATTGATGATTTAATACTTCCGCATGAAGTTATAATAAGGAGTAAAGCAATAAAAGGAATTATTTTTTTCATTTTTTTAGAGTTAATTAGTATTCTAATGTAAAGGTTGAATTACTGTTTCAAAATTAATCAAATTGTAATTATCATTTGGTCTGATATTGAACTTTTATGATTCTAAATATTTTTACAAATGTAACATTTCTCACATAAGGAATGCTTTATCCTTTTTATATTTGCAATCAAAAACAAATAAATATGAATGTGATTTTTCAAACTTGGCCTTGGTATATTTCGGGCTTTTTAATAGGAATGGTAATGCTTACCTTGATTTATTTCGGAAAGAATTTCGGGATGTCAACCAATCTCCAATCGTTATGTTCTATGACAGGATTAGGAAAAAGAATTTCCTATTTTGATTTCGATTGGAAATCGCTTCGTTGGAATTTTGTAGTAGTGTTGGGTGCTATGGTCGGAGGTTTTATTGCAGTGCATTTTATGAGTGACCCTTCCAATGTGAATATAAATCCAAAAACAATTGCACAACTTTCTCAAATGGGAATTGAGGCACCTAATGGTCAATTAATGCCGAAAGCTTTATTTGGAGACCAAATTTGGCAATCGCCCAAAAGTATTTTGATACTTCTTGGAGGTGGTATTTTAATTGGTTTTGGAACACGTTATGCTGGCGGATGTACCTCTGGACATGCTATTTCAGGATTAAGTAATTTACAGTTACCATCTTTAAAAGCAGTAATTGGTTTCTTTGTTGGTGGATTGATTATGGCACATTTTTTATTACCCCTTATTTTTTAGATTATGAAAGTATTAAAATATTTTCTAGTAGGATTCCTTTTTGGAATTGTACTCACCAAGTCAGAAGCGGTTTCTTGGTACCGTATTTATGAAATGTTTCAATTTCAATCTTTTCATATGTATGGAATCATTGGAGTAGCTGTTGCAACAGGAATTCTTGGAGTTCAAATAATTAAAAGAAATAATATCAAGGACATCAAAGGTTTGCCTATTGAAATTATGGACAAAGAGAATAGTAATGCCAGATATTATATTGGAGGGATTTCCTTTGGTTTAGGTTGGGCTTTGGTAGGTTCTTGTCCAGGACCCATTTTTATATTGATAGGCGCAGGTTTTTTACCAGTAATTATTGTGCTTATTGGCGCATTGATTGGAACTATTATTTATGGCGCTTTAAAAAGTAAATTGCCTCATTAATAAAACTAAGTATTCAAAAAAAAGCATTTTCTATTTAGAAAATGCTTTTTTTTTGATTTAAAATCTTTATTTATTATTCAGTTTTAAAATTCCAGTTGCTATAAAATATTGTGCCATGCAATAGGTAATCATAATGTAAAATGAGGCATGTGTTATTGGTTCATAAAACTTATTGAAAGCCAAAATACTATCTGAGCTAACAAACAAAATTGCACCGAGTAAGATATAATTATTTGCAGGAATTGCCCATTCTAAACTTCCTTTGAATGCAATAAAAAGCATTGTGGTAATTACAATAGCATAGACTACAACAGGGATTGTTAAAGGACCCAGTTTTGGAAATAAAACAGAAATCATACAACTAAAATAAAAGAGTATAGCCAGAAAACCTATGAAGAAGACCTTTTTGTTAGTAATAGTTCTGGTTCTTTCTTGTTTACTGAATAGGATAATATAAACAATATGAGAAATAAGGAAAGCTACTAATCCGAAGATAAAATATAATTCGCCTTTGTCTGCAAACAATAGAATTATATCACCAATCCAGGAAAAAGTTAACGCAATTAAAAGTATTTTTTTGGTTGGAAAATTTTCTAAAATTGCGACTGTTGCTAATAAAATTGGTAACAATAATGGTTTCATAAAAAAGTCAAAGCCTTCTATATTAAAGAAAAGAATTGCTAAGTATAGTATGGTAAAACCAAGATAGATTTTGAGAAGTAAAGATGATTTCATAGGTTGTTTTAAGAGATGGTTATGGCTGCTTTTTCTGATTCAAAATTAGTATTTACAAAATAAACGGTAACTGAGAGAGATAAAATAAGGTACCCAATAATGATATAAGAAGCAAAAGGGAAAAGACTGTCGATGCCAAACCAATCTCCAACATAGGTAATAATTGCAATTCCAACCAGAAACCGAATTCCTTCCCAAAGCAATGAAATTTTTCGGGCATCCATTAATTCTGTGTAGCTGTAAACAGTCAGGAATATGAAAGCACCATAAATAAATACGTTTGGCAAGCCAATAATTGCAATGGAATTGTACATATAGGTAATAAGCAATAAAGTAATTATGGCTTGAAATAATGACCAATACATTAGAGAATTAGAATGTTGTGTGCCATATTTTTCGAACGCATATACATCGGTAATTTTGTCCACTGGATATTTTTCTTCGAAATCTTTTGGTCTCCATCCCGTTGGTTTAAACCAAATGGTAACTTTGTCTTTCCAGTTATCCGAACGCCATGCATCGGTAATTAATAACCACAAGTGCTGAAAATTAATTCGGAAAGGATTCCAAGTATGTGCAGGCCTTGTAATACCAAAAACAGGAGGGACCGAATCTAATTCTTCTTGAAAAGTACCAAAAATTTTATCCCAAATTATAAATATTTGAGAATGATTTCTATCCATATAAATTGGATTGATGGCATGATGAACCCGATGGTGAGATGGAGTTACAAGTATTTGTTCAAGAAACCCTATTTTTTTAATGTGTTTGGTGTGGTACCAAAATTGTAAAAATAAATGGATAGGAAGTGTTATAGCAATTACTTTTGGAGGAACACCTAATAGTGCAGCAGGAATTAATAAAAAAGTAAATAGATTGACGAAACTCGAAATTGGTTGACGCAAAGCACATGCCAAATTAAATTCTTCACTACTGTGGTGAATGGCATGTTTGTTCCATAGAAAATTAATTTGGTGTGACAATCTGTGACTCCAGTAGCCATAAAAATCGATAGCTATAAAGCCAATAATATAAGTCCAAATAATAGGTTGTAAATGTAATATAGCAAATTTTGTTTCAAACCATTCATAGGATATTACAGTAATACTAAGTCCAAGAACATCTTTGACAGAATTAACCATTCCTGAGCTTATACTAGAAACCGAATCCATATTAGGAGTGGTATTTTCTCCTTTATAATGGGCATATATTTTTTCGATTATAATTAAGATCAAAAAAATTGGCATAACAAAAACTAATATTTTACCGTATTCTTCCATATTAGGGGTATTTTTATTCAAATATATAATATTACTTGAAAATTATGCGAATAGCTGTGTTTATTTCACATGTTTGAAAAGGAATTATTTTAGTTTTGAAAAAAAGAATGTTTAACTATAAAACATAAAAAAGCCTATTTAAGATTGTACTTCTCAAATAGGCTCCACAAAAACTAATTTTTGGAAACGGTATTGTAATTTAGATTATTTCGGCACTTAATCCAGCTTCTAATAATCCAGTGCATTGTATTTTTAATTTGTCATATTCCCCAGTTTTTACAGTGCATTTTCCATTGAAATGAACTATAAGTGAACATTGTTCAGCCTGAATAGGAGTGTGATCACAAACACGAACTAAAGTATCAATAACATGGTCAAAAGTATTTACATCATCATTGTATACTATGATTTCATTGTTCATAGCAGTAACTTCCTGCTCTCTTCTTTTTTCTTTTACTTTTTCTATTGTACTCATGCTTTTAGGTTTTTGTACATTTATGATTTATAAAGAATTGTACTAATTTACGTATTTTAATGATACCCAGTTGTTTCTTTGTAGCTTTTTTACAAAAGTTAATCCTTTTTCGGTGCAAGAAGCATCGATATATTGAATGTCTTCTTCGTAAAAACCACTAAATAAAATAGTTCCTTTTGGGTTTAAACAGTCTACATAGTTTTGCATGTCATTCAACAAAATATTTCTGTTGATATTGGCTATGATTAAATCGTATTTTTTGTCTTTTAATAATGCAGCATCTCCTTCGTAAACGGTAATATGTTTACAATTATTGCGTTCGGCATTTTCAATAGAGTTCAAATAGCACCAGTTGTCAATATCGATCGCATCAATTGGTTGAGCACCTTTCATTTCGGCAAGTATTGCTAAAATAGCTGTTCCGCAACCCATATCTAATGTTTTCATTCCTGTAACATCTATTTCAAGTAAATGTTGAATCATCATGTGCGTAGTTTCGTGATGTCCTGTTCCAAAACTCATTTTTGGTTCAATCACGATATCATATTCTGCATTTGTTTTAGGATGAAATGGAGCGCGGACGTGACAATTTCCTTCGACATCAATAGGTTCAAAGTTTTTTTCCCATTCTTCGTTCCAGTTGACTTGTTCTATTTCTTCGTAACTATAATCGATTTTAAATTCTTCCGAATGTAGTATCTGAATGCCTTCTAGAATCATTTCATCCCAAAGATCCTTTTGTACAAAAGCAGAAATTCCTGTTTCAGTTTCAGTAAAGCTTTCAAATGCTTTTTCTCCTAGTTCAGCTATTAATATTTCAGACCCTAATTCTTTTGGTTCGATAGTAAAATGATACCCTATATAAATGTTTGACATGCTTGAATTTTTTGCAAAGGTAACAATATAGTACTCATTCCTTTTTTGAAATTTAATATATTTTAACGTAATGCGTATTATAATATGGAATAAGTGAATTTATAATAATAAGTTGAAAATGAATTGTTAGTATATTTTTATGTTGATCAGAAACTAGAATTCTATCTTTTTTTGTCCTTTTTTGGAATAAATTATATCTTTTTTTAGTGATATAAAATATGATTTTTATCATGTTTTTAAAAATATAACTACTTGAATTACAGATAATTAATGTGTAAAATATATGATTTTTGTTTTATATTTTTTTATATTTGCACTACTGTTTTGAGTGGATTTTAAGCAGTACTATTTTAATAATCAAATTAATAAAATCTATTATGAAAAAAGTTTTTATTTATACCGTAGCAGCATTGTTTCTTAATTTTTTTGGACAGGCGCAGGATATAAAACAAGCGAAAGATGCTATCGACGCCGAGCAATATGAAAAAGCAAAGAATATGTTGGAAACCATTACTTCCTTAAAACCTACAGATGGGTATGCAAAATTCCTTTTAGGCAATGTCTGTTTGTTTTTAGGGGATTATGAAGCAGCTAAAAATAATTTTAATGTTGGAATTACCTGTTCCTCCAAAGGAAATTTTGGTTATATAGGATTAGGAAATATTGCATTAGATAAAGGTGATGTTGTGGAAGCTGAAAGATATTTTGCATTAGCTACACAAAATAGTAGTAAAAGAGATTTAGAAGAAAAAGTATATATTGGTAAAGCTTATACATTTTCGGAAAATTATGATTACAAAAAAGCAATTGAAATTCTAAGTAAGTCAAGGGAGATTGATCCAGCCAATACAGATGTTTTATTAGCTTTGGCAGATGCTTATAAATTCAATAAAAAACAAAATGATTCATACGAATGTTATCGTGAAGCTTTTCGATTGGACAGTACTTTATTGAGAGCCAAAATGGGGTTAGGTACTTTAATTAAGAACGCACACAATTTTCCATCTGCATTAACTTCATTTGATGAAGTAATTGCTTTGAATCCTAATTATGGACCAGTTTATCGTGAGCTGGCAGAAACACAATATCTATGGGCATTAAATGATGCTAGAAATTATGATAGTCATATCTCAAAAGGATTAACTTTTTATGAAAAATATATGTCTTTAACAGACTATTCTTTGGATTCTCGTATGCGTCATGCTGATTTTCTTATTCTTGCCAAAGATTATAAAGCTCTTGAAACTGAAGCAAATCAAATGAGTAAATTAGATAATGTTAATCCAAGGATTTATCGTTATTTAGGGTATTCGGCTTATTATAATAATAATTTTGATACAGCCATAAATTCACTGACCTCTTTTGTGTCAGATCCTTCAAATCGAGTTATAGGCAGAGATTATTTCTATATTGGTGCTGGAAGATTATGCAAAGGATTAAATTCAGCTCCTATTGATAATGTATTAATTGACACTGGGATTTCTGATTTAAAAAAATCATTTGATATGACTCCTGCAGTTGCTGTTGAGCTTCCTGAACTGGCTAAGAAATTATATGATAAAAAAGTATATATTAAAGCAGCTTCTGTTTACGAAATTGCGATTGCTAATACAGAGACAAAGTCTTATTTGATGGATAATTTCTATTTTGCATCATCAGTTTATTGGTCTTATTATAATGCTGAAAATTTAAATGAGCAACAAATTGAGCTATTGAAAAAGGCGGATGCTTCTTTGGATATCGTTATTAAGGCTTCTCCATCCACACAAGATGCTTATCTATTTAAAGCTAGAATACAAGTCTTGCTTAAGAATGATACGCTTGTGGCTAAAAATTATGAAGATTTTATTACAGCAGCTAAAACGAAAAGTCCAGATGAATTTACTACCAAAGGAATGAAATCTAAATTAGTAGAAGCTTATAATAATTTGGGAATTATTTATGCGGCTAATGATAAACTGAAAGCAAAAGATAATTTTAATAAAACATTAGGCATTGATCCTGCCAATCAATATGCAGTAGATCAATTAAAAACATTGAAGTAGAGTTTGATTTATATTTGATTATTGATAAGCCAACGATTTGTGTCGTTGGCTTTTTTTTTGTGTTCTGAAAGAGTTTTTTTTTTAGAATAAAAGTTTGTTATTACCGCAAGAGGGATAGAAGCTAGCTATCAAAGCAGCGAGGATAGCCCGACTGTATATCAATTAAAGGGCGTATATGCGCAGTGAATTTTGCCCTTTTATTGAGTTGGGGTCTTGCCTAAATTAATTAATGAAGTGGTATATAGAAAAAGAGGTTATTTCAAATTTATTTTGAAATAACCTCTTTTAGTATTTTATTATTCAACTTAGAAGTTGAAAAATTAATTGTTTTAGATTGACGTTACAATTGTAATAAAATCTTTTGCATTAAGAGCAGCTCCACCAATAAGACCACCGTCTACGTCTGGTTTAGAGAAGATTTCTTTTGCATTGTCTGGTTTTACGCTTCCTCCATAAAGAATAGAAACATCTTCGGCTATATCGCTTCCAAATGCTTTGCGAACTGTCTCTCTAATGAATTCGTGCATGTCTTGTGCTTGTTCTGGCGAAGCAGTTTCACCAGTTCCAATAGCCCAAACTGGCTCATAAGCCAAAACGATTTTTTCCCAATCTTTAGCTTCAATGTGGAATAAACCATCTTTCAATTGGTTTTCAACGATATTAAAATGATTTCCAGATTGACGGTCTTTTAATTCTTCACCAAAACAGAAAATTACAGTCAAATCGTGTTTCAAAGCTGTATTTACTTTGCTTGCGATGATGGCATCGGTTTCATTGAAAATAGCTCTACGCTCAGAGTGACCTAAAATTACGTTGTTAACACCAATACTTTTAATCATATCTGCAGATATTTCGCCTGTAAAAGCACCACTTTCTGCTTGGTGTAAATTTTGTGCAGCAACTGCTATATTGGAGTGTGTTAAGTTTTCTACTGCCGAAACTAAATTTATAAATGTAGGTGCAACAATTACTTGTGCAGCAGTTTCAGCTGGAATTTGAGTTAATAATTCGTTTAATAGCTCTTTTGTTTGTGCAGCATTTTTATGCATTTTCCAGTTTCCTGCAACAATCTTCTTTCTCATTTTTGTAGTATTTATAGTTTTTGTGTAATTAATTTGTTTGTAATTTTTTTAGTGTTCCATTGATTTGCTCAAAGTCGGTTTCGATAGCACGATACACAACAATTTTTCCTGTTTTGTCTATAATGATATATCTAGGAATCCAATCTAAGTCGATTGCTTGTCCAAAAACACCTTTCATACCGTCATTTGCCATGAATTGCTGTCCACCTAATTCGTGTTTTTTAATACCAAGTTTCCATTTGTCAGCCGTTTTATCCATAGAGATAAATACATAAGAAACATCTGGATTGTTGGCTTGAAGTTCTTTTAGTTTTGGCATTGCTTTTACACAATCACCACACCAGGAGGCCCAAACTTCTATAACGGTAATTTTTCCTTTTTGTTTTTTTAGAATATCTTGAAACTTAACTTGTTTTCCGTTTGTGGCTAATAAAGTTTCAGAAAGCGCTGTTTTAGAGAATTCAGTTTTCTGAGCTTGAGTACAAGAAAATGATGCAAAAGCAATAATTAAAAGGGCAATTTTTTTCATTTAAATTAAGTTTTCACAAAGTTAACTAAAGAATTACAAATTAGGTAGGCAGTTTTTGGAATTTTAAGTTAAAAAACATCAAAAATTAGTACAATATCGTTATAGTTGATATTTTTTTTCTTGTATTTAATTTTAATTTAGAATTGTTAGTCAAAAAAAAACCTTGCAGTAAAATAATATTTCTGCAAGGCTAATTGTTATGCTTAAAAATGAAAACTAGAAAATTAAATCCTCTGTGTCATTATAATGCACTTTTTGTTTTACCGTTCCTTTTTCAAGAATTACAAAACTTGGATTTGCTCTTTCAATGGTTTTTAACGGAATAGCATCGCAGAAATAAAAGTCAAAAGTGATTCCATATTGTTTTTTGATTGTTGCAATTTCTTCAGGAGCTGAAGCTGTCATTCCGATCACTTTATATCCTTTTGCAGCAGCTTTTTTACTAACTAACTCCATTTTTGCAAGCCCATCCGCATTAGCCAGAGCCAAATCATAGGCAACAATCATAAGTAATTTAGGTTCTTGGAGTAACTCTTCTTTATAATCAGATCCGTCTTTTTCCATGACAAAATCATGAATAGGAGGAACGTAACCTTCGGTAATTACTTTGTCTTTTCTATCTACAAAAGTGGCACCGGCTGGAATATTAGCCAGATCTTTTTCTGAAAATTCTTTATCGACACCATTTACTTTGTAGATAAAAATCATTTCAACTACAGATTTTGGAGCACCTTCTGGGATCTCCATTCCTTTTTGTATGTTATTACCAACTTTGTATGCTCTAAAATCTTTTAACGGCAAATGGTTGATAACCCAATACCCCATAAAACCACACAATAAAACGGTTATTACCGCAAGACTATTTTGTGTTCTATTAGAAAAAAGCGGTTTTACCAGTTTCATATTAATAAACAAAATCAATATGAAGAATAATAAAACAACGTCTTTTGTAAAGGATTGCCAAGGAGTAAGATGTAAGGCATCTCCAAAACAACCACAATCTTTTACCACATCAAAATAAGCAGAATAAAAGGTTAGGAAAGTGAATTTGATAATCAAAAGCAATAAAAGCCAAATTGTCAATTTTGATTTGAAACCAATAAGTAACATTACACCCAAAACCACTTCTAAGATGACTATAAATAAGGCTATAGCCAAAGAAAATGGAACAAAGAAAGGCATGTTAAAAACTGGTTCGCTAAAGTATTCAGCTAGTTTATAAGAGAAACCAACAGGATCATTTAGTTTTATTAGGCCTGAGATTATGAACAAGACTCCAACAAAAATTCTGGAGAATTGGGTGATAACATTTTTCATTTTGGGGTTTGTTTTATAGTTTTAAATACTTCAAAGAAGTGTTTTGAATTTATTTTTTGTCCATCAAAATCAAAGCAAAAATGGAATAGTTAATCATGTCCTGATAATTGGCATCAATTCCTTCGGATACTATCGTTTTTCCTTTATTGTCTTCGATTTGTTTAACACGAAGTAATTTTTGTAAAATCAAATCCGTTAATGAGCTAATACGCATTTCACGCCATGCTTCTCCATAATCATGGTTTTTGTTTTCCATTAATTCTTTGGTCAAAGCGACTTTGGCATCATATAATTGAGTTGCTTTTTGAGTATCTAAATCGGGTTGTTCTACTACGCCTAATTCCAATTGAATTAGTGCCATAATCGAATAATTAATTATTCCAATGAATTCTCCACTTTCACCTTCGTCTACTTTTCGGATTTCATTTTCTTGTAAACTTCTTATTCTTTGTGCTTTTATGAAGATTTGATCAGTAAGAGAAGGAAGTCTCAAAATACGCCAGGCACTGCCGTAGTCTTTCATTTTATTGATAAATAGAGTGCGGCAAACAGTAATTACGCCGTCATATTCTTGTGAAGTTTTCTTCATTATTGATGTATATTTGTATAAAATTGCTTCAAAAATAAGAATAAAATTTAAAAGGTTTAAGGTTTAAAGTCTAAAGTTGTTCGAATTGTCGGATGACGATTTTAAAGAACTTTAAACTTTAAATAAAGCAAACTTTAAACAAAAATATGAACTGTAAAGGACAACTGATCGATTTATCTACTCCAAAAGTAATGGGGATTTTGAATATTACTCCGAATTCTTTTTTTGATGGCGGAAAATATAAAAATGAAAATGAACTATTAGAACGAGTTGATAAAATGCTTGGTGAAGGTGCTACTTTTATTGATGTAGGAGCATATTCAAGTAAACCCAATGCTGAGTTTGTTTCTGAGGAAGAAGAGATTTCGAGAATAATTCCCGTGGTGAATTTGCTGCAAAAGCATTTTCCAGATATTATATTGTCTATTGATACTTTTCGTGCAGGAGTGGCAAAGACTTGTATCGAAAATGGAGCAGCAATTATCAATGATATTTCGGCGGGAAAACTAGATGATAAAATGTTGGAGATCATTGCTAAATTTCAGGTGCCTTACATTATGATGCACATGAAAGGAACGCCACAAACCATGCAGACTTTTACTCAATATGATGATATTATAAAAGAGATGTTGTTTTATTTTTCGGAACGAGTTGCAGCTGCGAGAGCTCTTGGAATAAATGATATACTTGTTGATCCTGGTTTTGGTTTTGCTAAAACTTTGGAACAAAATTTTGAAGTCATGCAAAAATTAGAATTGTTTCAAATGCTTAAATTGCCTTTGCTGATTGGAATTTCTAGAAAATCTATGATTTATAAAACGCTTGATATAAATGCTGAAATGGCATTAAATGGAACCACTGTTTTGAATACAATTGCTTTGACCAAAGGAGCAAAAATTCTGAGAGTTCATGATGTAAAAGAGGCCGTAGAATGTATTCAGTTGTTTAATGAAATAAATTGAAAAGTATGAAATATTTATTTGGAATTATATTGTTGTTGTGTATTTCTTGTGGTAATAAAGAAGAAGTTTTGTTGCCAAAAGCAGATCGAACTATTGTGAAAGAAGTGGTAGATCTTTCGCCAATTTATATTTTTTTTAGAGTAAAAGGAAAAGATACATTGGCAGAAGTAAATAGAAAAAACAGTATTATTACGACCAATTGGATATTGAATATTGACAAACGTTTGCCGTTGCGGTTGGTAATTCCAGAAGTAATGAAACTGCAACAAAGA
The Flavobacterium sp. 5 DNA segment above includes these coding regions:
- the folP gene encoding dihydropteroate synthase, with product MNCKGQLIDLSTPKVMGILNITPNSFFDGGKYKNENELLERVDKMLGEGATFIDVGAYSSKPNAEFVSEEEEISRIIPVVNLLQKHFPDIILSIDTFRAGVAKTCIENGAAIINDISAGKLDDKMLEIIAKFQVPYIMMHMKGTPQTMQTFTQYDDIIKEMLFYFSERVAAARALGINDILVDPGFGFAKTLEQNFEVMQKLELFQMLKLPLLIGISRKSMIYKTLDINAEMALNGTTVLNTIALTKGAKILRVHDVKEAVECIQLFNEIN